One window from the genome of Salvia splendens isolate huo1 chromosome 9, SspV2, whole genome shotgun sequence encodes:
- the LOC121746616 gene encoding UPF0548 protein At2g17695-like, which translates to MFFLSMYRPSNQEQKKCIKKSGDFNYDANFKGATAKSASALKQDRELSDSSFLINHARVLVGSGLETFEKGKSALQNWRHFNLNWAFVDPKTPIQSGVKFCVCTKVVFPWLLMPLKVVYVDDSSKERNAVASYSYGSGTLQGHLLAGEECFSITMDEQNDVWYEILSFSKPANPLAFIGYPYVLLKQKHFARESALAMQKHLSAKLDDK; encoded by the exons ATGTTTTTCCTATCTATGTACCGTCCATCTAATCAAGAACAGAAGAAATGCATTAAGAA GTCTGGTGACTTTAATTACGACGCCAATTTTAAAGGCGCTACTGCTAAATCCGCTTCTGCTCTTAAGCAAGACCGGGAACTTTCAGATAGCAGTTTTCTGATTAACCATGCCAGAGTTCTAGTCGGTTCAGGTCTTGAGACGTTTGAGAAAGGCAAAAGCGCTCTTCAGAATTGGAG GCATTTCAATCTGAATTGGGCATTTGTCGACCCCAAGACTCCTATTCAGAGCGGGGTGAAGTTCTGTGTGTGCACGAAAGTGGTTTTCCCTTGGCTTCTGATGCCACTGAAAGTTGTTTACGTCGACGACTCTAGTAAAGAAAGAAATGCTGTGGCCTCATATAGTTATGGTAGTGGGACTCTTCAGGGGCACCTTCTG GCAGGAGAAGAATGCTTCTCGATTACAATGGATGAACAAAATGATGTGTGGTACGAAATACTTTCATTTTCAAAGCCAGCGAACCCTCTGGCGTTTATTGGATACCCTTATGTACTTCTCAAGCAAAAGCATTTCGCTCGTGAGTCAGCCTTAGCGATGCAGAAACATTTATCTGCAAAGTTAGACGATAAGTAA